A region from the Xiphias gladius isolate SHS-SW01 ecotype Sanya breed wild chromosome 20, ASM1685928v1, whole genome shotgun sequence genome encodes:
- the LOC120806005 gene encoding protein FAM222A — MLACIQRRQNLSSQRLACTPKSLDVPPSPLLLPAPPLQPCTNKGEPASMISRYPSPAELDAFAQKTANSPLSIKIFPSDVRVPQHKQLNKTVNGLDTTGHRYSPYSHPYSGGYQGLLAIVKASVVVKGVVKNSEGRRTKHPNTQASVTPYNNPLNNGYSVRHRHKAYHISACKLPDVPIETLCSRAGMASGDQSLAPQSELAEVQSLMRQMSRVPHSQALQLGGEARASPSLQAVAAVAHSDSDFVLGLPPQSSLAFTGAVLPTQSADIAKAGYLEKEDYTVWQHKHQIQQQQQQQQQQQQQQYQQVAVRMYSASNIAQGHRAAEAGVGQSPETCLPLACSSQLSYRPHPLSVGAGQERVSSSSLNCAAMRGEFSVGQYFAPLWDSVVATLNSDCYTSQVLATGTCAARPRDLGLSHPQLHPSRHQHHHPQCHQPQLHPPLPPHTQAYSTDQNLCCGLPSSSLCHAAVLSSSLQSLECLISEIHPPCIKERMLGRGYEAMGMPQLLEHHQQTHIQLPVHR; from the exons ATGCTGGCCTGTATCCAGAGACGGCAGAACCTCTCGTCGCAGCGTCTGGCCTGCACACCCAAAAGCCTCGATGTTCCACCGTCGCCGTTACTGCTGCCAGCACCACCACTGCAGCCCTGCACCAACAAAG GCGAGCCAGCCTCCATGATATCTCGGTACCCTTCCCCTGCAGAGTTGGATGCTTTTGCCCAGAAGACCGCCAACAGCCCACTGTCCATCAAAATCTTTCCATCCGATGTCCGGGTGCCACAGCACAAACAGCTCAACAAAACAGTCAACGGCTTAGACACCACAGGCCACCGCTACAGCCCGTATTCACATCCGTACTCAGGAGGCTACCAGGGCTTGTTGGCCATTGTCAAAGCCTCTGTGGTGGTCAAGGGTGTGGTGAAAAACTCTGAGGGCAGGAGGACTAAACATCCAAACACCCAGGCTTCTGTGACACCATATAATAATCCTCTGAATAATGGCTACTCTGTCAGACACAGGCACAAGGCCTATCATATAAGCGCATGTAAGCTCCCTGATGTACCCATTGAGACACTTTGTTCTCGTGCAGGGATGGCCTCCGGAGATCAGAGCCTGGCCCCCCAGTCTGAGCTGGCAGAGGTTCAAAGCCTGATGAGGCAGATGAGCAGAGTCCCCCACAGCCAGGCCCTGCAGCTGGGGGGAGAGGCTCGAGCCAGCCCCTCCCTGCAGGCTGTGGCTGCAGTGGCACATTCAGACTCAGACTTTGTCCTGGGCTTGCCACCCCAGAGCAGCCTGGCATTCACAGGAGCAGTGCTACCTACACAGAGTGCAGACATAGCCAAAGCTGGTTACTTAGAGAAAGAAGACTACACAGTGTGGCAGCACAAACATcaaattcagcagcagcagcagcagcagcagcagcagcagcagcagcagtatcaGCAGGTAGCAGTGAGGATGTACAGTGCGAGTAACATTGCTCAGGggcacagagcagcagaggctggGGTTGGCCAGTCTCCTGAAACCTGCCTCCCTTTGGCGTGCTCCTCGCAGCTGTCGTACAGGCCGCATCCTCTCAGTGTGGGTGCTGGGCAGGAGCGAGTCAGCAGCTCCTCTCTGAACTGTGCCGCCATGCGTGGGGAGTTCTCTGTCGGACAGTACTTTGCTCCTCTCTGGGACAGTGTTGTGGCCACCCTTAACAGCGACTGTTATACTTCTCAGGTGCTGGCAACTGGTACGTGTGCAGCCAGGCCTAGAGACCTGGGGCTCTCCCATCCCCAACTCCACCCAAGCCGCCATCAACACCACCACCCTCAGTGTCACCAGCCGCAGCTccaccctcctctccctcctcataCCCAGGCCTACAGCACAGACCAAAACCTCTGTTGTGGGCTGCCTAGTTCTAGCCTGTGCCACGCTGCAGTACTCAGCAGCAGCCTGCAGTCTCTGGAGTGCCTCATCAGTGAGATCCACCCTCCCTGCATCAAAGAGCGCATGCTGGGCCGTGGGTACGAAGCCATGGGGATGCCTCAGTTGCTGGAGCACCACCAGCAAACCCACATCCAACTTCCTGTCCACAGATAA
- the LOC120806226 gene encoding glycolipid transfer protein-like has product MSLLLDNQFGELPPDKSVDTELFLEAVSHIPAFFDCLGSKVFSVIKSDINGNIMKIRGVYVKDPAKYVTLKDILEAERDAHGAEWPKVGATLALMWLKRGLRFIQILLQSLADGERDENNPNLIRVNVTKAYEQALKKYHGWIVQKIFNAALLAAPYRSNFLKALSKGEEVKEEECLANVRQFLVNYTTTVDAIYEMYKNLNAELDYTV; this is encoded by the exons ATGTCTCTCTTACTGGATAACCAGTTCGGAGAGTTGCCCCCCGACAAGTCCGTGGACACGGAGTTATTCTTGGAGGCCGTTTCTCATATTCCTGCGTTTTTTG ACTGCTTGGGATCAAAAGTATTTTCAGTCATCAAATCCGACATTAATGGCAATATAATG AAAATTAGAGGAGTCTATGTTAAGGATCCTGCAAAGTACGTCACTCTGAAGGACATCCTGGAGGCAGAGCGGGACGCCCATGGGGCAGAATGGCCCAAAGTTGGAGCCACATTAGCTCTGATGTGGCTGAAAAG GGGTCTCCGTTTCATACAGATCCTGCTGCAGAGTTTGGCAGATGGAGAAAGGGATGAGAACAACCCCAACCTAATTCGGGTCAATGTCACCAAAGCCTATGAACAGGCGCTGAAGAAATACCACGGCTGGATTGTGCAAAAGATTTTCAAT GCAGCGTTACTTGCAGCTCCCTACAGATCAAACTTCCTCAAAGCGCTGTCAAAGGGGGAGgaagtgaaagaggaggaatgTCTGGCAAATGTGCGTCAGTTCCTGGTTAATTACACTACCACTGTAGATGCCATCtatgaaatgtacaaaaatctAAACGCAGAGCTGGACTACACTGTTTGA